The sequence below is a genomic window from Sulfurospirillum oryzae.
ATCGCAGATAACCGTATTCCAGTGCTTTTTGTTCATGTGATAACCCGCTATGACATTCTCGTACATCTCTCTTAGTTCTCGCGCGTAGTAGGGATCGCACTTGAGGTTGATGCGTGGTGGGTTACTCTCTTCATCGACCAGTGCAAAGATTTTATGTCCTACTTTGTAAACGGCGGTTGTTTCATCAAAGGGGTACTCTTTTGTAGCACCAATATGGCTCAGGCAGTAATTATTTAAGATTTCAAACGTCATTTTATTTGCACCTACAACTGTTTTCATGGTCATTCACCATACCACACGCCTGCATAAACGCATAAAGGGTGGTTGAGCCTATAAATTTGAAGCCTCGTTTTTTGAGATCTTTGGTCATTGCATTCGAAATGGGCGAGGTTGTTGCTGCTGTTTTATAATCACTCACATTGTTTAGAATGGTTTTTCCATCCACATAGCCCCAAAAGTAGGCATCGAGTGAGCCGAACTCCTGAGCAATGGTTTGAAAAAGTTTGGCATTGTTAATGATGGCTTCAATCTTTGGACGACTTTTGATGACTTCGCCTTCACTCAAAATGCGCTCCACATCCATTTCGCCCAAATGCGCCACTTTTTCGAGGACAAAACTGGCAAAAGCATTGCGGTAGCCTTCACGTTTTTTTAAAATGGTGAGCCAACTTAGTCCAGCAGATTGTGTTTCAAGGCAGAAAAGCTCAAACAAAGCGCGATCATCATGCAGAGGTTTTCCCCACTCTTCATCATGGTACGCCACATAGGTAGGATCGCTTAGTTTGAGCCATCCACAGCGCGAAAGATTTTGTGTCATTTTTATTTCCTCAAAGAGGTATCATGCTAAGATTATAGCTCAATAGAGTTAACAAACAGGAAATGCAGATGTCCATTCACGTACTTGAATACATTAAAAAAAATTATAAAGACCAGACGATTGAAGCCAATGGTGTGGTCATAGCGCGTTATTTTGCTGTTAGTGATCATTATAAAGCTGAAGCGTATATGGAGCAAAACCTTCTCAACATTATCCTAGAGGGTAAAAAAATGCTCCACACTCAAAATGGTGATGTTGAAGTAAGAGCGGGTGAGGCGTTTTTTCTATCGCGTGGTGAATACGTAATGAGTGAAGTCTGTGAAGGTGGAAATTATGCGTGTTTGTTGATCTTTTTTGATGAAAAAGTGATGCGGAATTGGCTATCACCCATCTTAGAGAAAATACCGTTACATGTAAAGATGCCCAATTCTGCAATTGAGCCTTTTTGCAAGATAGAATTAACTCCCTTTATAAAGAGTACAGCGCTTTCGCTACTCCCTTTTATTGAGCAAAAGCCCGCTTTTGTGGACACGATTTTGGTGTTGAAACTGCAAGAACTATTGCTCTTGCTTTTGGGCTCTGCTGAGGGTGCAAAACTTGTCTCTTACTTTCAAACACTGCTTCCTCGAAGCGTTGATCTTAAAGTTTTTATGGAGGAGCATTTTACGCAAAACTGGAGTATATCAGAGTTTGCAAGACACAGCGGCAGAAGTTTGAGTGCGTTTAAAACAGAGTTCGTTTCACAGTTAAAAACCACACCTATGAAATGGATACTTGACAAGCGCGTCGAGCGTGCTCATTTTCTGATCGAAAAAGGAGGCCTTGGTATTGGTGAGGCAGCGTTTAGGGCAGGTTTTAAAAGCCAGTCTCATTTCTCTCGTCTTTTTAAAGCACGTCACGCGCTGACACCAAAAAACCTTATAGATAAAAAGTCAAACCTTACAGACTAACCTATCACCTCTTTTTACATGTAAAATGATCCTTGAAATTTTACTCAAAAGGATTGTTATGAAAATCAGACACCTACTAGCGCTACTGGCGTTTATGGTAAGTACACTTGTTGCAGGAGAGTTTACGCTTTACAGTAACGACCTTGCTGGACAGCTCACAAAAAAGCAAGAAGCCTCATCTCACGGATGTGATGGCTCAAACATCTCTCCTGAACTTCACTGGAGCAACGTGCCCTCTGGCACTAAGAGTTTTGCGGTGACAGTCTATGACCCCGATGCTCCAACAGGTAGTGGCTGGTGGCACTGGGTTGTTTTTCATATCCCTTCATCTGTCAATGCGTTGCCTACTGATTTTGGCAATGTGAATAAAGCAACCACTATTTCAGCGATTCAAAGTATGACAGATTTTGGTAAAGCTGGATTTGGTGGGGCGTGCCCGCCTAAAGGCGATAAAGCACATCGTTATGTTTTTACAGTACATGCACTCAGTGTTGACAAACTCCCTTTAGATGCGTCTTCCATGCCAGCCCTCGTTGGCTTTATGATCAATGCCAATACCATTGCAAAAGCAACATTGGTTTCGTACTATCAACGCTAAGGTGTGTAAAGTAAAACAAATAGTATAAAAAAGAGAAAATAACTCCTATTAACTTTTTGTTTACGAAAGATTAATAGAGCGTTTAAATAACTACTCTATACTTTCACTACCAAGACAATTACCTCCTTTTTGTGAATAACTTAACAACTTTAAAAATCAGCTTCCAGATTGCCCGGTCTGGAAGCTTTTTTACTTTTAACACGCAAAAAAAGCAAAGCTCTTTTTGCTACGTTAGCCACTGAGGCGCTAAAGCTTGCCTCTTATGAGGCAGAATAGTTTATACTTTCACACTCAAAAAAACCGAAGCCTTTTTAACGATACTAGTCGCTATGGCACCAAAGCTTGAGCACATTGCCGTCAGAATATTGTCCACTACTATGTTATAATCCTTCCCATGAAAACACTTTTACTGATCCTTTTTTTCTTTACATGTAATGTGGTAGCAGCCACGCTTCATCTTGCTATCTCGGCAAATCCTAGCCGTCTCAATCCTATACTTTCGACAGATACAACGAGTGCTGATGTGACTAAATGGTTGTTTAACGCGTTGGTGACGTATGATAAAGATGCGAACATTATCTCAGAACTTGCTCAAAGTTACCATTTCGTGGATGACACAACACTTATTTTTGAGCTTAAAAAAGATGTCACGTGGAGTGATGGCGTTCCTTTTAGTGCCAAAGATGTGCTTTTTACGTATGAGACAATCACCTCTCCTAAAATCTTTACACCCTATGCGTCAGGTTTTATGCATATTTTACATGTAAAGATGTTAGACGAATTTACGGTTGAAGTGAAATACAAATATCCATATTTTAAAGCACTTGAAGTGTGGATGATGGAGATATTGCCAGAGCATCTTCTCAAAAACGAAACAGATTTGATGACCAGCAAATTTAATCAAAACCCCGTTGGAACGGGCTCTTATACGCTTGAACAATTTAATATTTCCAAAGATATATCCTTAGATGCCAATCCAAGTTATTTTATTCATAAGCCTAACTTGGAAAAGATCATTTTTCATTATTTGCCCGACAAATCCGCTGAATTTTTAATGCTTAAATCTAAAAAATTAGATGTTGGAACGCTTACGCCATTACAATTGGAACGCCAGATTGATGAGGATTTTAGAAAACATTACACTGTTTACGAAGACATTGCACATGTTTTTTCGTACATGGGATTTAATCTAAAATCTGAGAAATTCAAAGACTCACGCGTTCGTGAAGCGCTCTCTTTAGCGATTGATCGCCAAGAGTTAGTCGATATTCTCTATTTTGGGCATGGCAAAGTCTGTACAGGTCCTTTTTTGCCAGGAACGGGAGCCTTTAATGAAACGATAAAAGCCCCAAAACCTGATATTGCAAAAGCTAAAGCGTTGCTCAAAGAAGCAGGATATGATGATGCCCATCCTTTTGTATTTGAACTGAGTACCAGTGCCAATGGAACAGGAAGTTATTCCGCGCAAATTCTTCAGCATCAGCTAAAAAAAGCAGGAGTTGTGATGAAACTTCGCATTATGGAGTGGCAAGCATTTCTAAATACCGTTATAACACCGCGTAATTTTGAAGCGGTTTTGATGGGGTGGTCTTTGGGACTAAAGCCCGATGCTTATAGCATTTGGCATAGCGAATCTATGCGCAAAGGTGGGTTTAATTTCATTGGCTATGAAAATGCAGAGGTCGATAAACTTATCAAAGAGGCAGAAAAAGTAGTCGATCAAGAGAAATTTGATGCATTGTACCGAGAAATTTTTGCCAAAATTGTAGCCGACAACCCTTATCTTTTCTTAGTTATTCCTAGTAGTATTACTGTTGTAAATAAAAAGATTACTCCTGTTTCAACGTCGATAATTGGGGTTATGCACAATACCATTGATTGGATTAAACCAGAACTTTAATCCCTTTTTGCTCAAAACTATGCTATAATTTACATCTTCACACGAGAAATCTGAAAAATATTAATACTAAAGGAAAAAAAATGAAAAAAACTCTATTTTCATTAGCGGCACTAGCATCTTTGGCATTTGCAGCACCAACTGCATACAACTATGAGGTAACACCAACTATTGGTGGCGTTTTACCAGAAGGTAATCTTGATCTTAAAAATCAACTGACTTATGGTTTGAGATTTGGTATCAATCTTGATAATAATATTATTAACCAAATTGAACTTGGTTACGATAGATCTAGCAACATAGATTATAAAGGCATAAATGCCGATACAAACTTTAACCGTTATTATGCAAACATCGTTAAAGAGTACAAATTAACTCCAGAAGCAGCATTGTATGCTTTGGTTGGACTTGGTTATGAAGATGTAACTAACCCACAATTAGACAACAAAGACAGCATGTTTGCACAATACGGTGGTGGTGTAAAATACTGGGTAACAGACAGTTTTGCACTTAAAGCAGAAGTTCGCCATGCCGTTAAATTTACGCATAGTGACAACAACTTATTCTACAGCCTTGGCTTTACGATTCCTTTCGATGCAAAATCAGCTCCAGTTGCAGCAAAAGCGGCTCCAGTTGCGGCTCCAGTTGCAGCAGCAGTTGCTCCTAAAGATAGCGATGGTGATGGCGTATATGATGATAAAGATAAATGCCCAAATACTCCAAAAGGTACTGTTGTTGATGCAGATGGTTGTCCAAAAATCATTCGTTTACATGTAAAATTTGACTTTGATAAATCAGCTGTAAAACCAGAGTTTATGCCTGAAATTCAAAAAGTTGCAGATTTTATGAAACAAAACCCAGGATACAGTGTTGTACTTGAGGGTCATACAGACTCTAAAGGTAGCGATGCTTACAACCAAAAACTTTCAGATCAACGTGCAAAAGCAGTTGCAAAAGCTTTAGGAACTCTTGGTATTGCTAATGCAAAAATCACAACTGAAGCGTATGGTGAGAGCAAACCAGTTGCAACAAACGACACAGAAGCTGGCCGTGCTGAAAACAGAAGAGTTGACGCAGTATTTAAAAAATAATTTAGGATTATAATGAATTTACACATGGATCTAAGCTGGACAGTGATTGTCAATTTTATCACTCTTTATGGAGTGAAAGTACTTGCTTCTTTACTGATTTTTTTCGTTGGTAAAAAAATAGCATCTCTTTTAACAGCTGTTGTTGTTAAAGGGATGCGCAAGTCGAAGATTGATGAGACTATTACCAGCTTTTTTTCCAATGTGATTTATTTTGGTCTCTTGGTGGTGATAATCCTAGCAGCTCTAAGCAATCTAGGCATTAACACCACCTCTTTTCTAGCGGTTCTTGGAACGGCTGGTCTTGCTATTGGTTTAGCACTCCAAGGTACACTTTCCAATGTAGGTGCTGGTATTTTATTGGTTTTTTTCCGTCCTTTTAAAATTGGTCACTCTGTGCAAGTTGCAGGCGAAAATGGTACGGTTGAAGAGTTGAATCTTTTTAGTGTTGTTCTTAAAACAGGTGATAATAAGCAGATCATTATTCCTAATTCTGCCGTAATTGGAAAAAATATTATCAATTTTTCTGCAAAACCTACATCGCGCGTTGATTTGATTTTTAATATTGGTTATGAAGATGACCTTCGTTTAGCAAAAGAGACGTTGCAGGATATTGTTGATAAAGAGCCAAATGTTCTAAGGGAACCTGTCCCATTTGTTGCAGTAAGTGAATTAGCACAAACGAGTGTAAAGCTTATGGTGCGTTTTTGGGTTAAAAACGAAGACTCTGCTACTGTGAGTTTTTCTATGACTGAAAAAGTGAAGCTTGCTTTTGATGCAAAGAGGATAAGTATTCCTCATCCTCCTATCTCTGCTACACCTGAGGCGTAATTACTACTTATTTTCCAAATACTTGTTGGATGATAGAACTACCACTAGCCATTGGATTGCTGCGAAGTGCTTTTTCTTTCTCTGCGATCATATAAAAAAGTCCATCGAGTGTTTTTCGACCAATATAATCTTCAATATTTTCATCACCACTAGGAACGGCATCACCCATACCCAAGCCTTTTGCAATAGATGAGGCTTGTCCTACCATTGCATTATTGGAAAGTCCAGCTGTTGCATTGCTTCCACCCGCAAACCCTTTAAGGCTTTGGTATGAACTCATGACTTGGCTATCTTTGATACTCTCTTTAATAATTGGCATAATGGCACTCAGCAGTTTTGTTCCTGCTTTTGTTTTAAAGTAATCGGTTGCTGCTGTATTTCCGCCACTGACAATGGCATTTGCATCTTCAACACTCATGGTTGAAATGGTGTCACTAAAAATAGAAGCCGTTTTTGGAACTGATTTTGATGCTGCTGTGTTCATGGTTTTTACAAAATCATCCACATAGCTTTTCCCACCTAGCTTCTCTGCCGCAGTAGCTACGGGTTTGAGAGAGGCAGGAAGAGGAATTTTAACCGCATTATTGTTCAGAAATCCTCCTTCTGTTCCAAGTAATGAAACAGCTTGTTTGGCCCCAAGACTGAGGGCTTCTTTAACACCTGAAGTGGCACTACTTTGCGTGCTTGCTGAACTACTTGTAGTTGCTGTTTTTTGCGCCGATGTTGCACTTATGGCAGTATTGACTGCATCTTGGAAGTTCGCTGCACAAAGCATAAGCGGAGCTAAAAGTATAAAGCTCTTTGGTAACATGTATCTCCTTTTTAATGGTCTTACAGTTATAATACATCCTTACATGTAAAAGGACTATTAAGGGTTTAAATGAAGACAATTTTATTTGATTTAGATGGCACACTGATTGATTCAACCGATGCAATTCTTGAGAGCTTTGGTGTGGCGTATGAGACATTTGGACGACAAGTACCTGAGAATGATGAGATCAAAAAACTGATTGGGCATCCTTTAGATTTGATGTTTATGATGTTAGGGATTGACACGTTAGAAGCGAATGATTATGTCTTGGCATACAAAGAGCATTACAGGCTTATTTCACGTAAAAAAACAACACTTTTGCCCCTTGCCCTTGAAGCCATTAGACACGCTTCCAAAATTGCAACCTTAGGTATTGTAACTACAAAAACGGCGCACTATTCAGAAGAATTATTAGAGCATTTAGGTGTCATGCACCATTTCAAAGTATTGATTGGGCGTGAAAATGTAACACATCCTAAACCACATCCTGAACCTATACAAAAGGCTTTATTGGCTTTAAATGCAGATCCTGCTCATACATGGATGGTCGGTGATACACCAATGGATTTGATGTGCGCGAAAGAAGCTGGAGTTCATGGTATTGGCGTTTTGTGCGGATATAG
It includes:
- a CDS encoding helix-turn-helix domain-containing protein; this encodes MSIHVLEYIKKNYKDQTIEANGVVIARYFAVSDHYKAEAYMEQNLLNIILEGKKMLHTQNGDVEVRAGEAFFLSRGEYVMSEVCEGGNYACLLIFFDEKVMRNWLSPILEKIPLHVKMPNSAIEPFCKIELTPFIKSTALSLLPFIEQKPAFVDTILVLKLQELLLLLLGSAEGAKLVSYFQTLLPRSVDLKVFMEEHFTQNWSISEFARHSGRSLSAFKTEFVSQLKTTPMKWILDKRVERAHFLIEKGGLGIGEAAFRAGFKSQSHFSRLFKARHALTPKNLIDKKSNLTD
- a CDS encoding MmcQ/YjbR family DNA-binding protein codes for the protein MKTVVGANKMTFEILNNYCLSHIGATKEYPFDETTAVYKVGHKIFALVDEESNPPRINLKCDPYYARELREMYENVIAGYHMNKKHWNTVICDDDIDESMLFGWIDDSYDLVFSSLSKKMQTFVRNS
- a CDS encoding mechanosensitive ion channel family protein — its product is MNLHMDLSWTVIVNFITLYGVKVLASLLIFFVGKKIASLLTAVVVKGMRKSKIDETITSFFSNVIYFGLLVVIILAALSNLGINTTSFLAVLGTAGLAIGLALQGTLSNVGAGILLVFFRPFKIGHSVQVAGENGTVEELNLFSVVLKTGDNKQIIIPNSAVIGKNIINFSAKPTSRVDLIFNIGYEDDLRLAKETLQDIVDKEPNVLREPVPFVAVSELAQTSVKLMVRFWVKNEDSATVSFSMTEKVKLAFDAKRISIPHPPISATPEA
- a CDS encoding YbhB/YbcL family Raf kinase inhibitor-like protein — encoded protein: MRHLLALLAFMVSTLVAGEFTLYSNDLAGQLTKKQEASSHGCDGSNISPELHWSNVPSGTKSFAVTVYDPDAPTGSGWWHWVVFHIPSSVNALPTDFGNVNKATTISAIQSMTDFGKAGFGGACPPKGDKAHRYVFTVHALSVDKLPLDASSMPALVGFMINANTIAKATLVSYYQR
- a CDS encoding peptide-binding protein; protein product: MKTLLLILFFFTCNVVAATLHLAISANPSRLNPILSTDTTSADVTKWLFNALVTYDKDANIISELAQSYHFVDDTTLIFELKKDVTWSDGVPFSAKDVLFTYETITSPKIFTPYASGFMHILHVKMLDEFTVEVKYKYPYFKALEVWMMEILPEHLLKNETDLMTSKFNQNPVGTGSYTLEQFNISKDISLDANPSYFIHKPNLEKIIFHYLPDKSAEFLMLKSKKLDVGTLTPLQLERQIDEDFRKHYTVYEDIAHVFSYMGFNLKSEKFKDSRVREALSLAIDRQELVDILYFGHGKVCTGPFLPGTGAFNETIKAPKPDIAKAKALLKEAGYDDAHPFVFELSTSANGTGSYSAQILQHQLKKAGVVMKLRIMEWQAFLNTVITPRNFEAVLMGWSLGLKPDAYSIWHSESMRKGGFNFIGYENAEVDKLIKEAEKVVDQEKFDALYREIFAKIVADNPYLFLVIPSSITVVNKKITPVSTSIIGVMHNTIDWIKPEL
- a CDS encoding HAD family hydrolase — translated: MKTILFDLDGTLIDSTDAILESFGVAYETFGRQVPENDEIKKLIGHPLDLMFMMLGIDTLEANDYVLAYKEHYRLISRKKTTLLPLALEAIRHASKIATLGIVTTKTAHYSEELLEHLGVMHHFKVLIGRENVTHPKPHPEPIQKALLALNADPAHTWMVGDTPMDLMCAKEAGVHGIGVLCGYSTKYELEKHTSFVVHDALDAVKMIAKHS
- a CDS encoding DNA-3-methyladenine glycosylase I, with the translated sequence MTQNLSRCGWLKLSDPTYVAYHDEEWGKPLHDDRALFELFCLETQSAGLSWLTILKKREGYRNAFASFVLEKVAHLGEMDVERILSEGEVIKSRPKIEAIINNAKLFQTIAQEFGSLDAYFWGYVDGKTILNNVSDYKTAATTSPISNAMTKDLKKRGFKFIGSTTLYAFMQACGMVNDHENSCRCK
- a CDS encoding DUF4197 domain-containing protein, with product MLPKSFILLAPLMLCAANFQDAVNTAISATSAQKTATTSSSASTQSSATSGVKEALSLGAKQAVSLLGTEGGFLNNNAVKIPLPASLKPVATAAEKLGGKSYVDDFVKTMNTAASKSVPKTASIFSDTISTMSVEDANAIVSGGNTAATDYFKTKAGTKLLSAIMPIIKESIKDSQVMSSYQSLKGFAGGSNATAGLSNNAMVGQASSIAKGLGMGDAVPSGDENIEDYIGRKTLDGLFYMIAEKEKALRSNPMASGSSIIQQVFGK
- a CDS encoding OmpA family protein, translated to MKKTLFSLAALASLAFAAPTAYNYEVTPTIGGVLPEGNLDLKNQLTYGLRFGINLDNNIINQIELGYDRSSNIDYKGINADTNFNRYYANIVKEYKLTPEAALYALVGLGYEDVTNPQLDNKDSMFAQYGGGVKYWVTDSFALKAEVRHAVKFTHSDNNLFYSLGFTIPFDAKSAPVAAKAAPVAAPVAAAVAPKDSDGDGVYDDKDKCPNTPKGTVVDADGCPKIIRLHVKFDFDKSAVKPEFMPEIQKVADFMKQNPGYSVVLEGHTDSKGSDAYNQKLSDQRAKAVAKALGTLGIANAKITTEAYGESKPVATNDTEAGRAENRRVDAVFKK